The Drosophila gunungcola strain Sukarami chromosome 3L unlocalized genomic scaffold, Dgunungcola_SK_2 000003F, whole genome shotgun sequence genome contains a region encoding:
- the LOC128258592 gene encoding serine protease 1 → MKVFAVLVLALATASAGLLPQSGIQHPRDRTSVPSIEGRITNGKDAVADQFPYQVGLSFSSSKGSWWCGGSIIASNWIVTAAHCTDGGSSVTAYFGATVRTSPKFTHTIASSDWIQHESYLALTVRNDISVIKTPTLAMSSAVNKINLPAIASSYSTYSGKTAVASGWGLTSDSASAVASKLQFVDLTVIDNSVCKKTFGSLIVTNNVLCVATPNSSSTCQGDSGGPLALDGTLIGITSFGSADGCEIGAPAAFTRVTSYLTWIKSNTGV, encoded by the exons ATGAAGGTTTTCGCAGTCTTGGTTCTGGCCCTCGCCACCGCCTCCGCTGGGCTCCTGCCCCAGTCCGGCATTCAGCATCCTCGTGACAGGACCTCCGTGCCCTCCATCGAGGGTCGCATCACCAACGGCAAGGATGCCGTGGCCGACCAGTTCCCCTACCAGGTGGGACTCAGCTTCTCCAGCTCCAAGGGCAGCTGGTGGTGCGGTGGTTCCATCATTGCCAGCAACTGGATTGTGACTGCTGCTCACTGCACCGACGG TGGCTCGTCCGTGACCGCTTACTTCGGAGCGACCGTCCGCACCAGCCCCAAGTTCACCCACACCATCGCCAGCTCGGATTGGATCCAGCACGAGAGCTACTTGGCGTTGACCGTGCGCAACGACATCTCCGTGATCAAGACCCCCACCCTTGCCATGTCGTCCGCCGTCAACAAGATCAACCTGCCCGCCATCGCCAGCAGCTACTCCACCTACTCCGGAAAGACCGCCGTCGCCTCCGGATGGGGCCTGACCTCCGATTCGGCCTCCGCCGTTGCCTCGAAGCTGCAGTTCGTCGATCTCACGGTCATTGACAACTCGGTGTGCAAGAAGACCTTCGGCAGCCTGATTGTGACCAACAACGTCCTCTGCGTGGCCACCCCCAACAGCTCTTCCACCTGCCAGGGAGACTCCGGCGGCCCCTTGGCTCTGGACGGCACCCTCATCGGCATCACCTCCTTCGGATCCGCCGACGGCTGCGAGATTGGAGCCCCTGCCGCCTTCACCCGTGTGACCAGCTACCTTACCTGGATCAAGTCCAACACCGGTGTCTAA
- the LOC128258591 gene encoding brachyurin: MMKCQSMIAFICLLFPLMAVTSKNWQDGYEDTAEESSADEEDIMERRWQVGYGNWRLRCEKFEAEQKQTSPVNTRIAGGELATRGMFPHQVGLVIQESGGALIKCGGSLITLQFVLTAAHCLTDAIGASIYSGATRFADVQDAAEEFLVTHRDFIVHPGYLGFGGYNDLALIRLPRKVVTSDRVQVIELAGEFMHKKFLEGQVVTLSGWGSLGDSAGTETRILQYLDVEVIEQENCTCYFLPGLVSQRRHLCTDGRNRRGACNGDSGGPLVYHWRNGSYLIGVTSFGSAGGCEVGAPTVYARITAYLPWIRQQTAMTN, from the coding sequence ATGATGAAATGCCAGTCAATGATTGCATTTATCTGTCTACTATTCCCATTGATGGCTGTAACAAGTAAAAACTGGCAGGATGGGTATGAAGATACTGCTGAGGAATCTTCTGCCGACGAAGAAGATATCATGGAAAGACGTTGGCAGGTTGGATACGGGAACTGGCGTCTTCGGTGCGAGAAATTCGAGGCGGAGCAGAAGCAGACTTCTCCGGTAAACACTCGAATAGCTGGCGGAGAACTGGCTACGCGTGGCATGTTTCCACATCAAGTGGGCCTGGTTATTCAGGAGAGTGGTGGAGCACTGATAAAGTGTGGTGGTTCCCTCATCACCCTTCAATTTGTGTTGACTGCAGCCCATTGTTTGACCGATGCCATTGGGGCAAGCATATACTCGGGCGCCACCAGATTCGCCGATGTCCAAGACGCTGCTGAAGAGTTTTTGGTCACCCATCGAGATTTCATCGTCCATCCGGGTTACTTGGGCTTTGGTGGTTACAACGATTTGGCTTTGATACGACTGCCTAGGAAAGTCGTCACCTCAGATCGAGTGCAAGTCATTGAGCTGGCCGGAGAATTCatgcataaaaaatttctCGAAGGCCAAGTGGTGACCCTTTCGGGTTGGGGCAGCTTGGGAGATTCCGCTGGAACTGAGACGCGAATTCTTCAGTACTTGGATGTGGAGGTGATCGAACAGGAAAACTGCACCTGCTACTTCCTGCCTGGATTGGTTAGTCAGCGACGACACCTGTGCACCGATGGACGAAACAGACGGGGCGCCTGCAATGGCGACTCCGGTGGCCCTTTGGTCTACCACTGGCGCAATGGCAGCTACCTGATCGGGGTCACCTCGTTCGGCAGTGCCGGGGGTTGCGAGGTGGGGGCACCCACTGTCTACGCCAGGATAACCGCATATTTGCCATGGATCCGACAGCAAACGGCAATGACCAACTAA